A stretch of Arachis hypogaea cultivar Tifrunner chromosome 15, arahy.Tifrunner.gnm2.J5K5, whole genome shotgun sequence DNA encodes these proteins:
- the LOC112749096 gene encoding uncharacterized protein, translated as MESNVHDGEANSENQAFSASDMQKFARMMAQFNAFQAQASRSNTNLLQDSSSHFYLHPSETPGISLTDAPLTTSNYHSWSRSATLSLNAKNKLQFIDGTLVKPERNDPSFGAWDRCNTFVLSWLHRSLSPEILQSVLWCNNAYELWMDLKHRFDQGDLFRIADLEEELFSLRQGELTITSYYTKLKSIWEELDEFRPIAMCSCLHNCECGKNLEMIKEYREQSHVIRFLRGLNDQYANVRSQLMLVTSPQL; from the coding sequence ATGGAATCGAACGTGCATGACGGAGAGGCGAATTCGGAGAACCAAGCATTCTCGGCGAGCGATATGCAGAAATTCGCACGCATGATGGCCCAATTCAACGCGTTTCAAGCACAAGCATCAAGATCCAACACGAATTTGCTGCAAGATTCGTCTAGTCACTTCTATTTGCACCCTAGTGAAACTCCTGGAATTTCACTCACCGATGCTCCATTAACCACCTCGAACTACCATTCGTGGTCAAGGTCAGCGACACTTTCACTCAATGCGAAGAACAAACTCCAATTTATCGACGGAACCCTAGTGAAGCCAGAGAGGAACGACCCTTCCTTCGGAGCCTGGGATCGCTGTAATACATTTGTTCTGTCATGGCTACACAGATCTCTCAGTCCAGAAATTCTCCAGAGCGTCTTATGGTGCAACAACGCTTACGAGCTATGGATGGACCTGAAGCACAGATTCGATCAAGGGGACTTGTTCAGAATAGCAGATCTGGAAGAAGAATTGTTTTCGTTGAGACAAGGTGAACTCACCATCACTTCTTACTATACTAAGTTGAAGAGTATTTGGGAGGAATTAGATGAGTTTAGACCTATTGCAATGTGTTCTTGCCTTCATAACTGTGAATGTGGAAAGAATCTAGAAATGATTAAAGAGTACAGAGAGCAGTCCCATGTAATTAGGTTCCTTCGAGGATTGAATGATCAATACGCGAATGTACGTTCCCAACTCATGCTTGTAACATCCCCCCAACTGTAG